The following are encoded together in the Planctomycetota bacterium genome:
- the nth gene encoding endonuclease III, which produces MDAKVKKKPATEVARAQKLLAALRRRYPDARCALHWNKPHELLIATILSAQSTDVGVNKATPALFARFPSPRAFADATPADIEPFVKTLNFFRNKARAIHESMKMVCERHRGEVPRTMEALLELRGVARKTANVVLGNAFGMNEGVVVDTHVGRLARRMKLSRHEDPVDVEADLMGLFPREHWCQLSHLLIDHGRNVCKKRGGSCSEDSICKEFCSEAKRATPLPSMAQDKKGPSRPRKPRSSKRASARPRRG; this is translated from the coding sequence ATGGACGCGAAGGTGAAAAAGAAGCCGGCCACCGAGGTTGCCCGGGCGCAGAAGTTGCTCGCGGCGCTGCGGCGACGCTATCCCGACGCCCGCTGCGCGCTGCACTGGAACAAGCCGCATGAGCTGCTGATCGCCACGATCCTGAGCGCCCAGAGCACCGACGTCGGCGTGAACAAGGCCACTCCCGCTCTCTTCGCGCGCTTCCCATCGCCGCGGGCTTTCGCCGACGCGACGCCGGCGGACATCGAGCCCTTCGTGAAGACGCTGAACTTTTTCCGCAACAAGGCAAGAGCAATTCATGAGAGCATGAAGATGGTGTGCGAGCGCCACCGCGGCGAAGTGCCGCGCACCATGGAAGCCCTGCTTGAACTTCGCGGCGTGGCCCGCAAGACCGCCAATGTGGTGCTGGGCAATGCCTTCGGCATGAACGAGGGGGTCGTGGTCGACACGCATGTGGGACGGCTGGCGCGGCGGATGAAACTTTCCCGACATGAGGATCCGGTCGACGTGGAAGCGGACTTGATGGGCCTCTTTCCCCGGGAGCACTGGTGCCAATTGAGCCATCTGCTCATCGACCACGGACGCAACGTCTGCAAAAAGCGCGGCGGAAGCTGCTCCGAGGATTCCATCTGCAAGGAGTTCTGCTCGGAGGCCAAGAGGGCCACACCATTACCTTCGATGGCGCAAGACAAAAAGGGCCCGTCACGCCCGAGGAAACCTAGGTCTTCGAAGCGGGCTTCGGCTCGCCCTCGTCGGGGGTGA